From the genome of Streptomyces xanthophaeus:
TCACCGTCGTGGCCAGGTCGCCGTCGTCGAACTCGCCCTGCGTGCCCCAGAGCAGGATGTTCCGTACCCAGGGCACCTCAGGGCTGGCCTGGTTCTGGTTCAGCGACACGTCCTTGCTGGCGACGAAGTGCGCTGCCAGGAGCGCGGTCATCGTGGTGCGGCCCAGGTTCCCGGGCCCGTCGGTCTTCGCCATCTGGCTGAACTGGCCGTACTTCGAGTCGTTGGACTGCTGGAAGCACGTCAGCGCCTGCTGGGTCGCCGCGTCCAGCTTGCCCACGGTGTAAGGGGCGGTCAGCTTGCAGTCGGCCGCCCCCTCGACCAGTCGTACCTGTGCGAACTGCACGAAGAGGTTCGGCTTGTCCTGCGACGTGATGGGCAGCGGAGCCCGCGCGGGCTTGGCTCCCTCCGGGGGCTTCTTCTTCTCACCCTCTCCACCGCCGGCGTCCGGTACCTCGGGCTGCGCCGTGGGCGAGACCGCCGGCGTCGGCTTGCCGGTCGGCTGCTCCGGCAGCGTGGTGGCCGCCGCCTGCTGCAGCTTCTCCTGCGCGAGAGTGCGGACCGGCGCCTTGTAGGTGAGCCAGAGTACGACTGCGGTGACGGTGAGGGCGAGCAGCAGGCTCAGCGAGGTCATCATCCAGACCGGCAGCAGTGTGCGCTGCACGTATGTGCCGTTCACCACCAGGGGGTCGAAGCCCGAGCGCCGCACCGACAGCTCGTACGGCCGCTGCTGCTTCTGCCCCACCCAGGTGATCTGCCGGGGCTTCAGCGTCGCGTCGACGAAGGCGGCACGACCGGGTTCGATCTGGACGTTGGACGGGACGATCTCGTACGAGAGGTCGTCGCTGGTCTTGTCGCCGCCACCGATCGACGCCGTGAGCACGGTGTTGCCGAGGTTGTCGACGGCCAGCTTGGGCCGGCCCCTGAAGCGTCCCTTGACGGTCTGCGGGACCAGCTCGGCCCGCACCTCCATGAACGTGGTGAAGGTGACGTTCCCCTCGGCGACCGTGGCCGACCCGGGGTGTTCGGTGGGCAGGATGCGCACACCGTACGGGTGCGGGCCCGCGGTCGCGTCCGGGCTACGGGGTGGGGCGACCGTCAGCTCCACGGTGCCGGTGGTGCCCGGGAAGAGCCTGATCGTCGGCGGTTCCACCGAGACGTACGGGGCGATGTCGCCGACCGCCTCGAAGCGGTACTCGTCGACGACGTCGCCGGTGTTGCGCAGACGCAGTCGTACGGTGGTGCTGCTGCCCGGGTCGACCGTGGTCGAGGCGGGCTCCAGGGATGTCCAGGTCGTCACCCGATGGACGCTACTGCCCACGGGAAGGCCGGCATCAGGGGCCGCCGGGTAGCGCCGCTGCCCGAATGGTAACGCCCGCTGCCCTCGAACACCCCTGCGTGCGCCTGCCGTCGAGGGACTCGGGACCGAGCCCGCGGCCGCGTTCCACGGCGCTCCGCCCGGCGCCGCCCCGGTACGTCCCCGCCGCGGGCGCCCCGCAGCGGCTCGGCCTCGCGGTCATCCTCCCCTTGCCCCTGGGGACATGGTCACTGCCCCCGACAAGGCACCGGAGGACGTATCCCCGGCCGTGTGCGGGGCGCGAGGGTGAGTCTGGTTCTTGTCCTGGTACCCCGAGGAGAGCAGAGCATGCCGTCTTACCTGTCGCCGGGCGTATACGTGGAAGAGGTGGCCAGCGGTTCTCGTCCGATCGAGGGGGTCGGCACCTCGGTGGCCGCATTCGTCGGGCTGGCGCCGGAGGGTCCGCTGAACGAGCCGACACTGGTCACCAACTGGACCCAGTACGTCGCTTCCTTCGGCGAGTTCACCGACGGATACTTCCTGGCGCACGCGGTGTACGGCTTCTTTAACAACGGTGGCTCCGCGGCCTACGTGGTACGGGTGGGCGGGGAACGCGACGGAGTGGCGG
Proteins encoded in this window:
- a CDS encoding COG1470 family protein, which produces MTTWTSLEPASTTVDPGSSTTVRLRLRNTGDVVDEYRFEAVGDIAPYVSVEPPTIRLFPGTTGTVELTVAPPRSPDATAGPHPYGVRILPTEHPGSATVAEGNVTFTTFMEVRAELVPQTVKGRFRGRPKLAVDNLGNTVLTASIGGGDKTSDDLSYEIVPSNVQIEPGRAAFVDATLKPRQITWVGQKQQRPYELSVRRSGFDPLVVNGTYVQRTLLPVWMMTSLSLLLALTVTAVVLWLTYKAPVRTLAQEKLQQAAATTLPEQPTGKPTPAVSPTAQPEVPDAGGGEGEKKKPPEGAKPARAPLPITSQDKPNLFVQFAQVRLVEGAADCKLTAPYTVGKLDAATQQALTCFQQSNDSKYGQFSQMAKTDGPGNLGRTTMTALLAAHFVASKDVSLNQNQASPEVPWVRNILLWGTQGEFDDGDLATTVTYTKANIDYLRKHVQLQEKPTRADTDRIKEYQAQFGAEQTGVLDEPTLTKAKLGWVHEQTTPGTVTAKDWLPGPMK